A genomic stretch from Desulfohalobium retbaense DSM 5692 includes:
- a CDS encoding sigma-54-dependent transcriptional regulator → MSTKKRILLIDDEPNTLKVLSAFLTKEGYEVGTAKDGRSGLNHLQEGGWDMLITDLKLPDITGLDILEQVKATWPKLPVVMITAYGSISNAVQAMKLGAFNYLTKPVDPDELLLLVQNVFERSQLLEENQTMRRQLRDRYSLGNMVGKSKAMQELFNLIEKVAQYEANVLVTGETGTGKELVARGIHYAGQEENLPFVPIDCAAVPETLLESELFGHSRGAFTGAAEQKKGQIELAHGGTLFLDEIGELPLALQKKFLRFLQEKEIVRLGETRRRKVDVRIIAATNRDLEAEIAAGQWREDLFYRLNVISIEIPPLRERRDDIPPLVNHFLAKYNAQNGKAIQGMTGEVMEVFMAYDWPGNVRELENVIERAVVLCMGDSIAMSCLPPKLQERSAPAPSTDGVNLMEMEKRLIVQTLEKTEQNQSAAARELGISRKQLRTKMKHHGLL, encoded by the coding sequence ATGAGCACCAAGAAACGCATTCTCCTTATCGATGACGAGCCCAATACCCTCAAGGTCCTTTCGGCCTTTTTGACGAAGGAGGGGTATGAGGTCGGCACGGCAAAAGACGGCCGCAGTGGCCTCAATCACCTCCAGGAAGGCGGTTGGGATATGTTGATCACCGACCTTAAGCTGCCGGATATCACCGGGCTGGACATCCTGGAGCAGGTCAAGGCCACCTGGCCGAAGCTACCAGTGGTGATGATCACGGCCTACGGCAGTATCTCCAACGCGGTCCAGGCCATGAAGCTCGGGGCGTTTAACTACCTGACCAAACCGGTCGACCCCGACGAACTCCTGTTGCTGGTCCAGAATGTGTTCGAACGCAGCCAGCTCCTGGAAGAGAACCAGACCATGCGCCGTCAGCTCAGGGACCGCTACAGCCTGGGCAACATGGTCGGTAAGAGCAAGGCCATGCAGGAGCTTTTCAACCTGATCGAAAAGGTGGCCCAGTACGAAGCCAATGTCCTGGTGACCGGGGAAACCGGGACCGGCAAGGAATTGGTGGCCCGCGGCATCCATTATGCCGGGCAGGAAGAGAATCTGCCGTTCGTGCCCATCGATTGTGCGGCCGTGCCGGAGACCCTGCTGGAATCAGAGTTGTTCGGGCACAGCCGCGGTGCCTTCACCGGAGCGGCGGAGCAGAAAAAAGGCCAGATCGAACTGGCCCACGGCGGCACCCTTTTCCTGGACGAAATCGGGGAACTGCCGCTTGCACTGCAGAAGAAATTTCTCCGTTTTCTCCAGGAAAAGGAGATCGTCCGCCTGGGCGAGACGCGGCGGCGCAAGGTCGATGTACGGATTATCGCGGCGACAAACCGGGATCTTGAAGCTGAAATCGCGGCCGGGCAATGGCGGGAGGATCTTTTTTACCGCCTCAATGTCATCAGCATTGAGATCCCGCCGTTACGGGAGCGCAGAGACGATATCCCACCGCTGGTGAACCATTTTCTGGCCAAATACAACGCCCAGAACGGCAAGGCGATCCAGGGGATGACCGGGGAGGTCATGGAGGTCTTCATGGCCTATGACTGGCCGGGCAATGTCCGTGAATTGGAAAATGTGATCGAACGGGCCGTCGTGCTGTGCATGGGCGACAGCATCGCCATGAGCTGTCTGCCCCCGAAGCTTCAGGAGCGCAGCGCACCGGCACCGAGCACAGACGGGGTCAATCTCATGGAGATGGAGAAGCGGCTCATTGTCCAGACTTTGGAAAAGACAGAGCAGAACCAGTCGGCCGCAGCCAGGGAACTCGGGATTTCCCGCAAGCAATTGCGGACCAAGATGAAGCACCACGGTCTATTGTAG
- the nifU gene encoding Fe-S cluster assembly protein NifU: protein MWEYTDAVKDHFLHPKNVGAMENPTAVGEVGSLACGDALKLYLKINDDGIIEDATFQTFGCASAIASSSVLTELIKGKTIEQAKSVTNKEIADALGGLPKEKMHCSVMGQEALEAALKHYWGEVVPEVPLEGEIVCTCFGVTDQQILRAIEENDLKTVEDITAYTKAGGGCGECQSKLTELLENKRLSEPAQVPTGPAASTKKLTNIQRMQLVNDVIEKEIRPSLQKDGGDIELIDIEGREVQVALRGMCSGCPSSQLTLKNVVERRLQERVEPEITIKEIVE from the coding sequence ATGTGGGAATATACCGACGCGGTCAAAGACCACTTCCTGCACCCCAAAAATGTCGGGGCCATGGAAAATCCCACGGCAGTGGGCGAAGTCGGCAGTCTGGCGTGCGGCGACGCCCTCAAGCTGTATCTGAAGATAAACGACGACGGCATCATTGAAGACGCGACATTCCAAACCTTTGGCTGTGCCAGCGCCATTGCCTCCAGTTCTGTGCTCACTGAACTGATCAAAGGCAAGACCATTGAACAGGCCAAGTCGGTGACCAACAAAGAAATCGCCGACGCCCTCGGCGGCCTGCCCAAAGAAAAGATGCACTGCTCGGTCATGGGCCAGGAAGCCCTGGAAGCGGCCCTGAAGCACTATTGGGGCGAAGTCGTCCCCGAAGTGCCGCTGGAGGGCGAGATCGTCTGCACCTGTTTCGGGGTCACCGACCAGCAGATCCTGCGGGCCATTGAGGAAAACGATCTCAAAACTGTCGAGGACATCACCGCCTACACCAAAGCCGGGGGCGGATGCGGGGAATGCCAGTCCAAGCTCACCGAGTTGCTGGAGAACAAACGTTTGAGCGAGCCCGCGCAAGTCCCCACCGGTCCCGCCGCTTCCACAAAAAAATTGACCAACATCCAGCGCATGCAATTGGTCAATGACGTTATCGAAAAAGAAATCCGGCCCAGCCTGCAAAAAGACGGCGGCGACATTGAACTCATCGACATCGAGGGCCGGGAGGTTCAGGTCGCCCTGCGGGGGATGTGCTCGGGTTGTCCCTCCAGCCAGCTGACCTTGAAAAACGTTGTCGAGCGCCGCCTGCAGGAACGGGTCGAACCTGAGATCACCATCAAGGAGATTGTCGAATGA
- a CDS encoding DsrE family protein codes for MPNTPNLVLLWSSRDPEVFQQLVAMYARNSLRNGWWDRVRLIIWGPSAQVAAEDAPVQALLDELQSDGVELLACQRCAENYGVSATLADLGIDVQYMGQPLTDMLQSGWHCLTF; via the coding sequence ATGCCGAACACGCCCAATCTCGTACTCCTCTGGAGCAGCCGCGATCCGGAGGTTTTCCAGCAGCTCGTCGCCATGTACGCTCGCAACAGCCTGCGCAACGGATGGTGGGATCGGGTCCGCTTGATTATCTGGGGCCCTTCAGCCCAGGTCGCGGCAGAGGATGCGCCGGTTCAGGCACTGCTGGACGAGTTGCAAAGCGACGGCGTCGAGCTGTTGGCCTGCCAACGGTGCGCTGAGAACTACGGTGTGAGCGCTACCTTGGCCGATCTGGGGATCGATGTGCAGTACATGGGACAGCCCTTGACCGACATGCTCCAATCCGGCTGGCACTGCCTGACCTTCTGA
- a CDS encoding ATP-binding protein: MMSFVADRFNQLKFKNKFLVITLANIIVVLAAFSFVVDDYFKKRISQNQEENNLSLARNMARESVDPLLIHDYLQLDVLVQSTKEALLCKYAYILDHHGRVVAHSDKSRLGQKYSPPSTEEQYIRDRKVAGVMYQDYFLPIRVRGELLGYAVVGIDRNKETAVIQQSLHGLRLRLLIVAVSLFAFTALTASYLASRLTRRIGDLKQSMRQVQQGDLNVQLPLPRASSCKDLWDCPLKECPGYGSDACWAQGQSFLQPQKNCLECLVYKRACGDEIGELHIAFNQMVRDLKRNLDKLHQADMEKNRLERLSLLGQMAAQVAHEIKNPLNSIKGSAHYLKANFEGRILHEFLHVIEEESERLSDILTDFLNFSKPGVPHFEREDLNALVRDTLRLASRDTQDGVVRLDSTLDPQLPPFWFDYAKLRQSLLNLVLNAVHAVREGGTVQVSTIAQPDRGQLVIQDDGQGITAQELENIFKPFYTTKNRGNGLGLSIVEQYIRAHKGTIDVDSQPGQGTTFIITLPFDPR, encoded by the coding sequence ATGATGTCCTTTGTGGCTGACCGTTTCAATCAACTCAAATTCAAGAATAAATTCCTGGTCATTACCCTGGCGAATATCATTGTCGTCCTGGCCGCGTTTTCGTTTGTGGTCGACGATTACTTCAAGAAACGGATCAGCCAGAACCAGGAGGAGAACAACCTCAGTCTGGCCCGGAATATGGCCCGGGAGTCGGTGGATCCGCTGCTTATCCACGATTATCTCCAACTCGACGTCCTGGTGCAGAGCACCAAGGAAGCTTTGCTGTGCAAGTACGCGTATATCCTTGATCACCACGGCCGTGTCGTGGCCCATTCCGACAAGTCCAGGCTGGGCCAGAAATATTCCCCCCCCTCCACTGAGGAACAATATATCCGGGACCGCAAGGTTGCTGGGGTCATGTACCAGGATTATTTCCTGCCGATCCGGGTCCGGGGCGAGCTTTTGGGGTATGCCGTGGTCGGCATCGATCGCAACAAGGAGACGGCCGTTATCCAGCAGAGTCTGCATGGACTGCGTCTGCGGCTTTTGATTGTAGCCGTGAGCCTGTTCGCTTTTACCGCCCTGACCGCCTCCTATCTCGCCTCGCGACTGACCCGGCGGATCGGGGATCTCAAACAGAGCATGCGCCAGGTGCAGCAGGGCGACCTCAACGTGCAGTTGCCCCTGCCCAGGGCCTCCTCATGCAAAGACCTCTGGGACTGCCCTCTCAAGGAGTGTCCCGGGTACGGCTCGGATGCCTGCTGGGCCCAGGGGCAGTCCTTTTTGCAACCCCAGAAAAACTGCCTTGAATGCCTGGTCTATAAGCGAGCCTGCGGCGATGAGATCGGAGAATTGCACATCGCTTTCAACCAGATGGTCCGGGATCTCAAGCGCAATCTGGACAAGCTGCACCAGGCGGACATGGAGAAGAACCGTCTGGAGCGGTTGTCCCTGTTGGGGCAGATGGCGGCCCAGGTCGCCCATGAAATCAAGAATCCCTTGAATTCGATCAAGGGATCGGCGCACTATCTCAAGGCCAATTTTGAAGGGCGGATCCTGCACGAATTCCTGCATGTCATTGAGGAAGAAAGCGAGCGGCTCAGTGATATCTTAACGGATTTTTTGAATTTTTCGAAACCAGGAGTGCCGCATTTCGAACGGGAGGATCTCAATGCTCTGGTCCGCGATACTCTGCGACTGGCCAGCCGCGACACCCAGGACGGCGTCGTCCGGCTCGATTCCACTCTGGACCCGCAATTGCCCCCATTTTGGTTTGACTACGCCAAGCTGCGGCAGAGCCTTTTGAATCTGGTCCTCAACGCGGTCCACGCCGTGCGCGAAGGCGGCACGGTCCAGGTGAGCACGATCGCGCAACCAGACCGGGGCCAACTGGTTATTCAGGACGATGGGCAGGGTATCACCGCCCAGGAATTGGAAAATATTTTCAAGCCGTTTTATACCACAAAAAACAGAGGCAACGGTTTGGGGTTGTCCATAGTCGAACAATATATCCGGGCCCATAAAGGGACCATCGACGTCGACAGCCAGCCCGGTCAGGGCACGACCTTCATTATAACCCTCCCCTTTGATCCACGATGA
- a CDS encoding protein-tyrosine phosphatase family protein: MWSFLQKMFGRNDSEETYELSWVTGQVAVGHAPMSYEEFDSLKRQGITAILNLCAELDALVTLERDAGFEVYFLPVPNEEPPDVQATDAALDWLDECVYLGKKALIHCRHGIGRTGTVVSSYLLRKGLGQKLVNKHLKDLRSKPSNLTQWHFLRQYGKAQGQLTIREPCLESRCLVDLSPFFDDIEALFAQIEDRAESATERCGREHAKCCFKTVRMSLAEAVYLHHMFNKSVTSEKRKQSMAAALEALQTRQALVRENPGLSQAALDARYEALDIPCPLLGEANKCQLFAYRPAACRVFDLRQVNSGPGVPLQRGLQRISDNLFMALTEHFMPGAPLEFDLNAVVSGKFVQNLFLELARKEAEQTAATD; this comes from the coding sequence ATGTGGTCTTTTTTGCAAAAAATGTTCGGGCGCAACGATTCCGAGGAAACCTATGAACTGTCCTGGGTTACGGGACAGGTCGCAGTCGGGCACGCGCCCATGTCCTACGAAGAGTTTGATTCGCTCAAGCGCCAGGGCATTACAGCCATCCTCAATCTCTGCGCAGAACTTGATGCGTTGGTCACTTTGGAGCGGGACGCCGGATTCGAGGTCTATTTTCTGCCGGTGCCCAATGAGGAACCCCCGGATGTCCAGGCCACGGACGCGGCCCTGGATTGGCTGGACGAGTGCGTCTATCTCGGCAAGAAGGCCTTGATCCATTGCCGGCACGGTATCGGGAGGACCGGGACGGTGGTCTCTTCCTACCTCTTGCGTAAAGGGTTGGGCCAGAAATTGGTCAACAAGCACCTCAAGGATCTGCGGTCAAAGCCCTCCAATCTCACCCAGTGGCATTTTCTGCGCCAATACGGCAAGGCCCAGGGGCAGTTGACCATTCGTGAGCCGTGTCTTGAATCGCGGTGTCTTGTGGATCTGAGTCCGTTTTTCGACGATATCGAGGCCTTGTTTGCCCAGATTGAGGATCGGGCGGAGAGTGCAACGGAGCGTTGTGGCCGGGAGCACGCCAAATGTTGTTTCAAAACAGTGCGCATGAGTCTGGCTGAGGCGGTTTACCTCCACCATATGTTCAATAAGTCGGTGACCAGCGAGAAGCGCAAACAGAGCATGGCCGCGGCCCTGGAGGCCCTCCAGACCCGTCAGGCCCTGGTCAGGGAGAATCCCGGCCTGTCGCAGGCCGCTCTGGATGCCCGGTACGAGGCCCTGGACATTCCCTGTCCCTTGCTCGGCGAAGCAAACAAGTGCCAGCTTTTTGCCTATCGCCCGGCCGCGTGCCGGGTGTTTGATCTGCGCCAGGTCAACTCCGGTCCGGGCGTGCCCCTGCAACGCGGGCTCCAACGCATTTCAGACAATCTGTTTATGGCTTTGACCGAACACTTCATGCCCGGGGCGCCACTCGAGTTTGACCTCAATGCGGTGGTCTCCGGGAAGTTTGTCCAGAATCTCTTCCTCGAACTCGCCCGCAAAGAGGCTGAGCAGACAGCCGCGACGGATTGA
- a CDS encoding PEP/pyruvate-binding domain-containing protein, translated as MFVTQLFKRWTYQVFAPGTLVRQKYEAFKELLQRDQKALEYMAELEDIALSHRPVDFARIESLAKALSREVEGMVEDLVVLHPLRYSALRDYLAKVDFYVRLALLSDEIRCSPPYVARIGDKSEENLLGGKGNNLSRIKRETDYPVPPGFVITTRAFHYFLEVNNLRHELDALLAQVDLEDTEALRELCDRMQQTVLAGEVPVSVAREVEKAMSGAGLQTMSLALRSSAVGEDSLVSFAGQYMSVLNVDPASWTETYKAILASKYAPNAVAYRIRSGMADTMVPMAVVVMGMVHPRVSGIMYTPGEQGTESQLSMIPGYGVDLADGRESGQQATVSRQEEVRFDNAEPVLAPSTVAAVARVGQGLEAVFAGPQDVEWAVDQEGEVVVLQSRPLPGGTPEPVFTEQDTDALSYAPEAVLCQARSASPGRATGPVHLYDGQPEAVPPGSVLVVEHMTPDLSVLAGRICAVVAAKGSATCHFASVAREQRLPAVYGAACANQLDGGRTVSVDSHAGVVLNDAVVFEPEPREREEADDNLPPVQRKLAAALEHISPLHLTNPDDEEFSLRRCRSMHDIIRFTHEAGVKEMFDLIGGRGLNQTGVKRLVSDVPLVLHVLDVERGLQEEARKRKEITPEDIVNRPMRWLWAGLADPAVAWNPNVVHYDWDAYNKSQASFVNVEKSTMFSSYAVLGDDYLHGLFRFGFHFAVVDCVVGEVPEHNYLHVRFKGGGGLDEQRLHRLELLRQLLTGHGFSVKTTGDLLEGVLPRQEKHRLQMALHELGIILGKTVQLDMRLHSDQDVADLVEEIQNVLPER; from the coding sequence GTGTTTGTCACCCAACTTTTCAAGCGCTGGACCTATCAGGTTTTTGCTCCCGGCACGCTGGTGCGGCAAAAATACGAGGCCTTCAAAGAGCTGTTGCAACGCGATCAAAAGGCGTTGGAATACATGGCCGAGTTGGAGGACATCGCCCTGTCGCACCGTCCGGTGGATTTCGCTCGTATCGAGTCGCTGGCCAAGGCCTTGAGCCGGGAAGTGGAAGGGATGGTCGAGGATCTGGTGGTCCTGCACCCGCTTCGCTACAGCGCCCTGCGCGATTATCTGGCCAAGGTGGATTTTTATGTCCGACTGGCCCTGCTCTCGGATGAAATCCGCTGTTCGCCTCCGTATGTAGCGCGCATCGGTGACAAGAGCGAAGAAAACCTGCTGGGCGGCAAAGGCAACAATCTGAGCCGGATCAAACGGGAAACCGATTACCCGGTTCCACCGGGTTTTGTCATCACGACCCGGGCCTTTCACTATTTTTTGGAAGTCAACAACCTGCGCCACGAGCTCGACGCCCTGTTGGCCCAGGTCGATCTGGAGGACACGGAAGCCTTGCGGGAATTGTGCGACCGGATGCAGCAGACTGTTCTCGCAGGCGAGGTCCCGGTCAGCGTGGCTCGGGAAGTCGAGAAAGCCATGAGCGGTGCCGGGCTGCAGACCATGTCCCTCGCCTTGCGCAGCAGTGCGGTGGGTGAGGACAGTCTGGTCTCATTTGCCGGGCAATACATGAGTGTCCTCAACGTGGACCCCGCCTCCTGGACGGAGACCTACAAAGCGATTCTGGCCAGCAAATACGCTCCGAATGCCGTCGCCTACCGTATCCGCAGCGGTATGGCCGACACCATGGTCCCCATGGCCGTGGTGGTTATGGGTATGGTCCATCCCCGGGTCAGCGGTATCATGTATACGCCTGGCGAGCAGGGCACCGAGAGCCAGCTGTCCATGATCCCGGGGTATGGCGTTGATCTGGCCGACGGCCGGGAGTCCGGGCAACAGGCCACGGTGTCGAGGCAGGAGGAGGTCCGGTTCGACAATGCGGAACCGGTCCTGGCGCCTTCTACGGTGGCCGCAGTGGCTCGTGTCGGTCAGGGCTTGGAGGCGGTCTTTGCCGGTCCCCAGGATGTTGAATGGGCCGTGGACCAGGAGGGGGAGGTGGTGGTGCTGCAATCCCGACCGCTTCCTGGGGGGACACCGGAGCCGGTGTTCACTGAGCAGGACACCGATGCCCTTTCCTATGCCCCGGAAGCGGTGCTCTGTCAGGCCCGTTCGGCGAGCCCCGGCCGGGCTACTGGGCCGGTGCATCTTTATGATGGTCAGCCGGAAGCCGTGCCTCCGGGGAGTGTCCTGGTCGTCGAGCACATGACTCCGGATCTCAGCGTCCTGGCCGGGCGTATCTGTGCGGTGGTCGCCGCCAAAGGCAGTGCGACTTGCCATTTCGCTTCGGTGGCGCGCGAGCAGCGCCTGCCGGCTGTTTACGGGGCGGCCTGCGCCAACCAGCTGGATGGAGGGCGCACGGTGAGCGTGGACAGCCACGCCGGTGTCGTGCTCAACGATGCAGTGGTTTTTGAGCCGGAACCCCGGGAGCGGGAGGAGGCAGACGACAATCTTCCACCGGTACAGCGCAAACTGGCTGCGGCCCTGGAACACATTTCGCCGTTGCACCTGACCAACCCTGATGACGAGGAATTCTCCCTGCGGCGGTGCAGGAGCATGCACGATATCATCCGCTTTACCCACGAAGCCGGGGTCAAGGAAATGTTTGATCTGATCGGCGGGCGCGGCTTGAATCAGACCGGTGTGAAGCGTTTGGTTTCCGATGTCCCGCTGGTCCTGCATGTCCTGGATGTGGAGCGGGGGCTGCAGGAAGAAGCCCGCAAGCGCAAGGAGATCACCCCCGAGGATATCGTCAACCGCCCCATGCGTTGGCTGTGGGCCGGACTTGCCGACCCGGCGGTGGCCTGGAATCCGAATGTGGTCCATTACGATTGGGACGCCTACAACAAGAGCCAGGCCTCGTTTGTCAACGTGGAGAAGTCGACCATGTTCAGCAGTTATGCCGTGCTGGGCGACGATTATCTGCACGGCCTGTTCCGGTTCGGGTTCCATTTCGCGGTGGTGGATTGTGTGGTCGGGGAGGTCCCGGAACACAACTATCTCCACGTCAGGTTCAAGGGCGGGGGCGGGTTGGACGAGCAGCGCCTGCATCGGCTTGAACTGCTCCGGCAGCTTTTGACCGGGCACGGATTTTCGGTGAAAACCACTGGTGATCTGCTGGAAGGTGTGTTGCCGCGCCAGGAAAAACACCGTCTCCAGATGGCCCTGCATGAGTTGGGGATTATTTTGGGCAAGACCGTCCAACTGGATATGCGTCTGCATTCTGATCAGGATGTGGCCGACCTGGTGGAGGAGATCCAAAACGTCCTGCCTGAGCGTTGA
- a CDS encoding DMT family transporter translates to MSGILAILTAAALWGLIGPLAKYAFAHGFTPMEVAFWRAALAWGFFATHAGLRGQLRIQWRDLGPTIVFGFFSVSVFFGAYQVAVARSGAAVAAVLLYTAPSWVALLSRLLFSEALTPIKLASIALSTLGVAAVAFGRADLGPVNLDWIGVTAGLTAGLTYAIYYIFGKHYLGSYPSGTLFFYALPVGAFFLWPLADFGYHPFPAWLAVGAIAFFSTYLAYAIYCHGLKRLQPARAAVLATFEPVVAAILAVIWWGERFTLLGIIGGLCIVGGVVWMSCAREPGPKSRH, encoded by the coding sequence ATGTCCGGCATCCTCGCTATCCTTACCGCCGCCGCCCTTTGGGGGCTGATCGGACCGTTGGCCAAATACGCCTTTGCTCACGGCTTCACGCCCATGGAGGTCGCCTTCTGGCGGGCGGCCCTGGCCTGGGGCTTTTTCGCCACCCACGCCGGTCTGCGCGGACAACTCCGCATCCAGTGGCGCGACCTCGGCCCGACAATCGTCTTCGGTTTTTTTTCAGTCAGCGTTTTTTTCGGCGCCTACCAGGTCGCTGTCGCCCGCAGTGGCGCCGCCGTGGCCGCAGTGTTGCTCTACACCGCGCCCTCCTGGGTCGCGCTGCTCTCCCGTCTGCTGTTCAGTGAGGCCCTGACCCCTATCAAACTCGCGAGTATCGCCCTGTCCACCCTGGGAGTGGCGGCCGTGGCCTTTGGCCGCGCCGATCTCGGGCCGGTCAACCTGGACTGGATCGGCGTCACCGCAGGACTTACCGCTGGCCTGACCTACGCCATCTATTACATTTTCGGAAAACACTACCTCGGCAGCTACCCCTCAGGCACCTTGTTCTTCTATGCCCTGCCCGTTGGGGCCTTCTTTCTCTGGCCTCTGGCCGATTTCGGATACCATCCCTTTCCGGCCTGGCTGGCCGTCGGGGCCATCGCCTTTTTCTCGACCTACCTCGCCTACGCCATCTACTGCCACGGGCTGAAGCGCCTCCAACCCGCCCGCGCTGCGGTCCTGGCCACCTTTGAACCGGTGGTAGCCGCGATTTTGGCCGTGATCTGGTGGGGCGAACGGTTTACACTGCTGGGCATCATCGGCGGGCTGTGCATTGTCGGCGGCGTCGTCTGGATGAGCTGCGCCAGAGAGCCTGGGCCGAAGAGTCGCCACTGA
- the nifS gene encoding cysteine desulfurase NifS, with product MNPVYLDNNATTRVAPEVEEAMRPYLGELYGNPSSMHRFGGQVGKDLRIAREQVATGLGADPEEIIFTSCGTEGDNTAIHAALESQPDKRHIVTTKVEHPAVLNYCKHLEKKGYEVTYLGVDTHGRLDLNALKNSLRPDTAIVSIMYANNETGVIFPLDEIAPLVKERGILLHTDAVQTLGKIPFSVADLPVDYLVVSGHKVHGPKGVGVLYVRRSAPYAPFVIGGHQEHGRRAGTENTASIIAMGKAVELATTDIAAEQSRISALRDRLQSGLLEAIPDTVVNGEAAERLPNTLSIAFKYIEGEAMLLLLDEFAICASSGSACTSGSLEPSHVLRAMGVPFTYAHGSLRFSLSRYTTEEEIDTVLRELPPIIERLRAMSPFRRGEEAFGVSCGIERDTV from the coding sequence ATGAACCCGGTATATTTAGACAACAACGCCACCACCAGAGTGGCCCCTGAAGTCGAGGAGGCCATGCGGCCCTACCTAGGGGAGTTGTACGGCAATCCCTCGAGCATGCACCGCTTTGGCGGACAGGTGGGCAAGGATTTGCGTATCGCCCGCGAACAGGTCGCAACAGGCCTCGGCGCCGATCCGGAAGAAATCATTTTCACCTCCTGCGGCACGGAAGGGGACAACACGGCCATCCATGCCGCCTTGGAAAGTCAGCCCGACAAGCGCCACATCGTGACCACCAAAGTCGAACATCCGGCCGTGCTCAATTATTGCAAGCACCTGGAAAAAAAGGGGTACGAGGTCACGTATCTCGGCGTCGACACCCACGGCCGCCTCGACCTCAATGCGTTGAAAAACAGTCTGCGCCCGGATACGGCCATTGTCTCCATCATGTACGCCAACAATGAAACCGGGGTCATTTTTCCGCTGGACGAGATCGCCCCGCTGGTCAAGGAACGGGGCATTCTCCTGCATACCGATGCCGTGCAGACCCTGGGCAAGATCCCTTTTTCAGTCGCCGATCTGCCGGTGGATTATCTCGTTGTCTCCGGCCACAAAGTGCACGGGCCCAAGGGCGTCGGCGTCTTGTACGTGCGCCGCTCCGCCCCCTATGCTCCTTTTGTCATTGGCGGGCACCAGGAGCACGGTCGGCGGGCCGGAACGGAAAACACGGCCTCGATCATCGCCATGGGCAAGGCGGTCGAGTTGGCCACCACGGATATCGCCGCGGAACAAAGCCGGATCAGCGCCCTGCGCGACCGGCTCCAGAGCGGTTTGCTGGAGGCGATCCCGGACACCGTGGTCAACGGCGAGGCCGCAGAGCGCCTGCCGAACACCCTGTCCATCGCCTTCAAATATATTGAAGGCGAGGCCATGCTCCTGCTGCTCGACGAGTTCGCCATCTGCGCGAGTTCCGGATCGGCCTGCACCTCAGGCAGCCTGGAGCCCTCCCATGTCCTGCGGGCCATGGGGGTTCCGTTCACATATGCCCACGGCTCACTGCGCTTTTCCCTTTCGCGGTACACCACCGAGGAGGAGATCGACACCGTCCTGCGCGAACTTCCGCCGATCATCGAACGCTTGCGGGCCATGTCCCCCTTTCGGCGCGGAGAAGAGGCTTTCGGAGTCTCCTGTGGTATCGAGCGGGACACGGTGTAG